In one Corallococcus sp. EGB genomic region, the following are encoded:
- a CDS encoding cyclic nucleotide-binding domain-containing protein translates to MAGDTAGSSRGGSARGGTLQVVQSLAAQGEPERAAQLYEELGAAQRERLRKEAAQGTVKERHWLVDVLRRARDFTGAARLLDGSGDDVSVADLYAQGGQHVAAAEAYLRAGEVERAAAAFERGGALERALEVYRGLGARESMAHCLVRLGRPFEAADLYHELGQAHAEAEALGGVLAEDPRYVEAVLRTCKVLDGGGFTHRALAVLADALSSSEHLRADPILVTEKARLLRRMGLDVEAEALLARLAAGASVPEASGYRFLKAIPIFGELTLEDMKDLYRLARPVNAAPGTVLLEKGAPGTGLLVLLEGTVDVFSGNEPNARLLNTLGPGSFLGEISLVQDGPVSANVRAKTAVRALRITRESFQHYLATHDAASLHIHRLFTQSLAARVRALSG, encoded by the coding sequence ATGGCAGGCGATACGGCGGGCAGCAGTCGGGGCGGTTCGGCGCGGGGCGGCACGCTCCAGGTGGTGCAGTCCCTGGCTGCGCAAGGTGAGCCGGAGCGCGCGGCGCAGCTCTACGAGGAGCTGGGCGCGGCGCAGCGCGAGCGCCTGCGCAAGGAGGCCGCGCAGGGGACGGTGAAGGAGCGCCACTGGCTGGTGGACGTGCTGCGGCGGGCGCGCGACTTCACGGGCGCGGCGCGGCTCCTGGACGGCAGCGGCGACGACGTGTCGGTGGCGGACCTGTATGCCCAAGGCGGTCAGCACGTGGCGGCCGCGGAGGCGTACCTGCGCGCGGGCGAGGTGGAGCGCGCCGCGGCGGCCTTCGAGCGGGGCGGGGCGCTCGAGCGTGCGCTGGAGGTCTACCGGGGCCTGGGCGCCCGCGAGTCCATGGCGCACTGTCTGGTCCGCCTGGGCCGCCCCTTCGAGGCCGCGGACCTCTACCATGAGCTGGGCCAGGCCCACGCGGAGGCGGAGGCCCTGGGCGGGGTGCTCGCGGAGGACCCTCGCTACGTGGAGGCCGTGCTGCGCACCTGCAAGGTGCTGGACGGCGGCGGCTTCACGCACCGGGCGCTCGCGGTGCTGGCGGACGCGCTGAGCAGCTCCGAGCACCTGCGCGCGGACCCCATCCTGGTGACGGAGAAGGCGCGGCTGCTCCGGCGCATGGGCCTGGACGTGGAGGCGGAGGCGCTGCTCGCGCGGCTCGCCGCGGGGGCGTCCGTGCCGGAGGCCAGCGGCTACCGCTTCCTCAAGGCCATCCCCATCTTCGGCGAGCTGACGCTGGAGGACATGAAGGACCTGTACCGGCTGGCGCGGCCCGTGAACGCCGCGCCGGGCACGGTGCTGCTGGAGAAGGGCGCGCCCGGCACGGGGCTGCTCGTGCTGCTGGAGGGCACGGTGGACGTCTTCTCCGGCAACGAGCCGAACGCGCGGCTCCTCAACACGCTGGGGCCGGGCTCGTTCCTGGGAGAGATTTCGCTCGTGCAGGACGGCCCCGTGTCCGCGAACGTGCGCGCGAAGACGGCGGTGCGCGCGCTGCGCATCACCCGCGAGAGCTTCCAGCACTACCTGGCCACGCACGACGCGGCCTCGCTGCACATCCACCGGCTCTTCACGCAGAGCCTCGCGGCGCGCGTGCGGGCGCTGAGCGGCTGA
- a CDS encoding ATP-binding protein: MSNNGKSFNPPGTASLNGASHPAQPPPPRPSGNVVRTGTQAPVAKPASPSMSADGGTAQKQDAPRPLINQTPARTLSELADISNRAGTMPQLDPELASAVGFTHFDTSSSDDNLLTVLMTRDDLHRLASQTLVRVKSREDKRDYLGVVVRGPFAEPNGVPANSTMAVGVITHGKKLTYTFEYHGRAEIELLGQEVGGVLQPPRFRPRPQSPVFVLSEEESAKVLGVGGLLSLGRVVGYERMEARLNPRDKAILPRHTGIIGTTGGGKSTTVATLIHRVQRSGIATIVFDVEGEYTHLDKPTDHDAMREMLKRRGQEPEGVDDMHIHHLTGRESRNPKHRHRHDFSLKFSSLSPYAISEILNMSDAQHERFLRAFDVTKLLLEDFKIFPRNEAEKQRVLEVDEQDTGYPRMTIDHILDVVNTYTYSLGSEGRTEAKAGGGRRRRAEEPDPEGEEDSAEEAPSVSRGLTLLSEFRGNAKLVKARVMAQRSTSEASWKTLSNKLQLLKRLKVFDVENTAGVNYESMLQAGRVSVIDLSNTDSPQLNNLVIADILRGLQEHQEQHYQKASERDEPVTPVLIIIEEAHEFLSASRISQMPVLFEQVARIAKRGRKRWLGLVFVTQLPQHLPPEVLALLNNFIIHKITDGAVINQLKKSVGSIDESLWSRVSRLAPGQALMSFSHFTRPLMVAVDPAPVKRLLVD, from the coding sequence ATGTCGAACAACGGCAAATCATTCAATCCACCAGGCACGGCCTCTCTCAACGGCGCTTCTCATCCCGCCCAGCCCCCGCCGCCCCGGCCGTCCGGAAATGTCGTCCGCACCGGGACGCAGGCCCCCGTCGCAAAACCGGCTTCCCCCTCCATGAGCGCGGACGGCGGAACCGCGCAGAAACAGGACGCGCCAAGGCCACTCATCAACCAGACTCCCGCGAGGACGCTCAGCGAATTGGCCGACATCAGCAACCGGGCCGGCACGATGCCCCAACTGGACCCTGAGCTGGCGAGCGCGGTGGGCTTCACGCACTTCGACACCTCGAGCAGCGATGACAACCTGCTCACGGTGTTGATGACCCGTGACGACCTGCACCGGTTGGCGTCCCAGACGCTCGTCCGGGTGAAGTCGCGTGAGGACAAGCGCGACTACCTGGGAGTCGTGGTCCGGGGGCCTTTCGCTGAGCCCAATGGCGTTCCCGCGAACTCCACAATGGCCGTGGGGGTCATTACGCACGGCAAGAAGCTGACGTACACGTTCGAGTACCACGGCCGTGCCGAGATCGAGCTGTTGGGGCAGGAGGTCGGAGGCGTGCTACAGCCGCCCCGCTTCCGGCCTCGCCCCCAGAGCCCGGTCTTCGTGCTGAGCGAGGAGGAGAGCGCGAAGGTGCTGGGCGTGGGCGGATTGCTGAGCCTGGGCCGGGTCGTGGGCTATGAGCGCATGGAGGCGAGGCTGAATCCTCGCGACAAGGCCATCCTTCCCCGTCACACGGGCATCATTGGCACCACGGGCGGCGGCAAATCTACGACCGTCGCGACGCTCATCCACCGAGTCCAGCGCTCCGGAATCGCGACCATCGTTTTCGACGTGGAGGGTGAATACACCCACTTGGACAAACCCACCGACCACGATGCGATGCGCGAGATGCTCAAGCGGCGGGGACAGGAACCTGAAGGCGTGGATGACATGCACATCCACCACCTCACGGGCCGAGAAAGCCGCAATCCAAAACATCGACATCGGCACGACTTCTCACTGAAGTTCTCTAGCCTGTCGCCCTACGCCATCTCGGAAATCCTGAACATGTCGGACGCGCAGCATGAGCGGTTCCTGCGCGCCTTCGACGTCACGAAGCTGCTCTTGGAGGACTTCAAGATCTTCCCCAGGAACGAAGCCGAGAAGCAGCGGGTCCTGGAGGTGGACGAGCAGGACACCGGCTATCCACGAATGACCATCGACCACATCCTGGATGTCGTAAATACCTATACGTACAGCCTGGGCAGCGAGGGCAGGACGGAGGCGAAGGCTGGCGGCGGACGGCGCAGGCGGGCCGAGGAGCCTGATCCCGAGGGAGAGGAGGACAGCGCAGAGGAAGCGCCCAGCGTATCGCGGGGTCTCACTCTCCTTAGCGAGTTCCGAGGCAACGCCAAGCTGGTGAAGGCACGGGTCATGGCGCAAAGGAGCACCAGTGAGGCGAGTTGGAAGACACTGAGCAACAAGCTTCAGCTGCTGAAGCGACTGAAGGTCTTCGACGTTGAGAACACCGCTGGCGTGAACTACGAATCCATGCTCCAGGCCGGACGGGTGTCGGTCATCGACCTGTCGAACACGGACTCGCCGCAGCTGAACAACCTGGTCATCGCGGACATCCTGCGGGGACTTCAGGAGCACCAGGAGCAGCACTACCAGAAAGCATCCGAGCGGGACGAACCCGTCACGCCCGTGCTCATCATCATTGAGGAGGCCCACGAGTTCCTGTCCGCCAGCCGCATCTCTCAGATGCCCGTGCTGTTCGAACAGGTAGCGCGGATCGCCAAGCGGGGCCGCAAACGGTGGCTGGGGCTCGTCTTCGTCACGCAACTGCCCCAGCACCTGCCTCCGGAAGTGCTTGCCCTGCTCAACAACTTCATCATCCACAAGATCACGGATGGGGCCGTCATCAACCAGCTGAAGAAGAGCGTGGGCAGCATCGACGAAAGCCTGTGGAGCCGCGTGTCGCGGCTCGCGCCCGGCCAGGCACTGATGTCGTTCAGCCACTTCACCCGGCCGCTCATGGTGGCGGTGGACCCCGCGCCCGTGAAGCGGCTGCTCGTCGACTAG
- a CDS encoding ImmA/IrrE family metallo-endopeptidase, whose protein sequence is MSEQWLEEAIAVSRLSFPPEFPRDIAAVAPLRHPLDLVGMPGLTAEGIRQWLVQRGRPAELRGANRRLYGCMVARAGTAALFFDSDDSEAEQRFTLAHEVAHYVLDHLLPRARALEFFGKDILPVLDGERHPRLDEYMDSRFSDVPLGLQVHLMDRGAGGRVDSSSVLEAEQQADRLALEFLAPVEVARAELKEVSVMDGPRRLEARFGLPTSAARTYARMLRQRRHPPELSVLDFLGDDER, encoded by the coding sequence ATGAGTGAGCAATGGCTGGAGGAGGCCATCGCGGTGAGCAGGCTCTCCTTCCCACCGGAGTTCCCCCGCGACATCGCGGCGGTGGCCCCACTGCGCCATCCGCTCGATCTCGTGGGAATGCCAGGCCTGACGGCGGAGGGCATACGCCAATGGCTCGTTCAACGCGGCCGACCGGCTGAACTCAGAGGAGCCAACCGTAGGCTCTACGGATGCATGGTGGCCCGGGCGGGGACTGCGGCGTTGTTTTTCGACAGCGATGACTCCGAGGCGGAACAGCGATTCACCCTGGCCCACGAGGTGGCGCACTACGTGCTCGACCACCTCCTGCCCAGGGCCCGGGCCCTGGAGTTCTTTGGTAAGGACATCCTGCCGGTCCTCGACGGCGAAAGGCACCCAAGGCTGGACGAGTACATGGACTCGCGGTTCAGCGACGTCCCCCTGGGCCTCCAAGTGCACCTGATGGACCGGGGTGCAGGGGGACGCGTGGACTCGAGTTCCGTGCTGGAGGCGGAACAACAGGCGGACCGCCTAGCCCTGGAGTTCCTCGCGCCCGTGGAGGTGGCTCGCGCGGAGCTGAAAGAAGTGTCCGTCATGGACGGCCCCCGGCGGCTGGAGGCCCGCTTCGGGCTACCGACCTCGGCGGCGCGGACCTACGCCCGGATGCTGCGTCAGCGTCGCCATCCACCGGAGCTCTCAGTCCTCGACTTCCTGGGTGATGACGAAAGGTGA